The following are encoded in a window of Bacteroidota bacterium genomic DNA:
- a CDS encoding F0F1 ATP synthase subunit epsilon has translation MYEKLFQLEILTPGKVVFKDEASSLSAPGAAGNFQVLFNHAPFLSALDVGEIKVKDKSGSDVSYATSGGFVEVKQNHVVVLADAVERSDEIDVERANAAKERAQQRLKSMHMDVDLERARLALARATNRLRLTQKD, from the coding sequence ATGTACGAAAAACTGTTTCAGTTGGAAATTCTGACGCCCGGAAAAGTCGTTTTCAAGGACGAGGCGTCGAGCCTTAGCGCCCCGGGTGCTGCCGGAAACTTTCAGGTACTCTTCAATCACGCTCCGTTTCTTTCCGCGCTTGATGTTGGCGAGATCAAGGTGAAGGACAAAAGCGGCTCCGACGTATCCTATGCAACAAGTGGCGGCTTTGTTGAAGTGAAGCAGAATCATGTTGTTGTGCTGGCTGATGCTGTCGAACGAAGCGACGAGATTGACGTCGAGCGTGCGAACGCTGCGAAAGAACGGGCCCAGCAACGCTTGAAGTCGATGCACATGGATGTTGACCTGGAGCGCGCTCGGCTGGCGTTGGCCCGGGCAACGAACCGGTTACGTCTCACTCAAAAGGATTAA
- the rpiB gene encoding ribose 5-phosphate isomerase B gives MNVPKEAIITPLARELALAKGIEFSSSAEHQPAFKTPESVSPTLESSSKKNAVVAFGSDHGGFQLKEQLKKHAEGLGYKVLDVGTSNEEPCDYPDFAYAVAQAVSSGEAWRGVMIDGAGIGSCVVANKVPGVKAACCHNEFVARNAREHNDTNVLTLGSRVVGSEVCKEILKIWLETWFSGGRHKQRVEKIDEVETRFLKRN, from the coding sequence ATGAACGTACCGAAAGAGGCGATTATTACCCCTCTCGCCAGAGAATTGGCATTGGCAAAGGGCATCGAATTCTCTTCTTCGGCAGAACACCAACCGGCCTTCAAGACGCCTGAATCCGTCAGCCCTACCCTGGAATCATCATCAAAAAAGAACGCTGTGGTCGCGTTTGGTAGTGACCACGGCGGTTTCCAACTCAAAGAACAACTGAAGAAACACGCCGAAGGGCTTGGTTACAAGGTTCTGGATGTGGGGACATCTAATGAGGAGCCTTGCGACTACCCTGATTTCGCCTATGCCGTTGCACAGGCCGTATCTTCCGGCGAGGCATGGAGGGGCGTAATGATTGACGGGGCTGGTATTGGTTCATGTGTTGTAGCTAACAAGGTTCCAGGGGTAAAAGCCGCCTGCTGCCATAACGAGTTCGTTGCGCGCAATGCACGGGAGCATAACGATACCAATGTTCTGACACTGGGAAGTCGAGTTGTTGGCTCCGAGGTATGCAAGGAAATCCTCAAAATCTGGCTGGAAACGTGGTTTTCAGGTGGCAGACACAAGCAGAGGGTGGAAAAAATTGATGAAGTTGAGACACGATTCTTGAAGCGGAATTGA
- the atpD gene encoding F0F1 ATP synthase subunit beta has protein sequence MNEGKIVQIIGPVVDIDFSGGKLPAILNALKIPRPVSNGKTEDLIVEVQQHLGDNIVRTVAMDSTDGLARGEKAIDIGGPITVPVGPEALGRLINVTGEGIDELGPINTKQRYPIHRPAPKFSDLSTKKELFETGIKVIDLLEPYSKGGKTGLFGGAGVGKTVIIMELINNIAKQHGGFSVFGGVGERTREGNDLWLEMKESGVLNKTALVFGQMNEPPGARSRVALTALTIAEYFREEEGKDVLLFIDNIFRFVQAGSEVSALLGRMPSAVGYQPTLGSEMGELQERITSTKKGSITSVQAIYVPADDLTDPAPATTFSHLDATTVLSRQISDLGIYPAVDPLDSTSRILDPLVVGEEHYAVAKSVKQILQTYKDLQDIINILGMDELSDEDKLTVSRARRIQKFLSQPFHVAEQFTGIQGRYVKLEDTIRSFKGIINGEYDHLPENAFYMVGGIEEAVEKAKAMQN, from the coding sequence ATGAACGAAGGCAAAATCGTCCAGATTATCGGACCGGTGGTTGATATCGACTTCTCCGGCGGAAAACTTCCCGCAATTCTGAACGCACTTAAAATTCCCCGGCCGGTTTCAAATGGAAAAACCGAAGATCTGATTGTAGAAGTGCAGCAACATTTGGGCGATAACATCGTTCGTACGGTTGCCATGGATTCCACGGACGGGTTGGCGCGCGGCGAGAAGGCTATTGATATCGGCGGACCGATTACGGTTCCTGTTGGTCCTGAAGCATTAGGCAGGTTGATTAACGTAACCGGCGAAGGCATTGACGAGTTGGGACCGATCAATACCAAGCAACGCTATCCCATTCATCGTCCCGCCCCGAAATTTTCAGATCTCTCCACGAAGAAGGAGTTGTTCGAGACCGGCATCAAGGTTATTGATCTTCTCGAACCCTATTCAAAAGGCGGGAAGACAGGACTCTTTGGCGGCGCCGGTGTCGGCAAGACGGTTATCATCATGGAGCTCATCAACAATATTGCAAAGCAGCACGGCGGCTTTTCTGTGTTTGGCGGCGTTGGCGAGCGTACTCGTGAAGGAAATGACCTCTGGCTTGAAATGAAAGAGTCTGGCGTGTTGAATAAAACCGCGTTGGTGTTTGGCCAGATGAATGAGCCTCCGGGAGCGCGCTCGCGTGTTGCGTTGACAGCGCTTACCATCGCGGAGTATTTCCGCGAAGAAGAAGGAAAGGACGTGTTGCTCTTCATCGACAACATCTTCCGGTTTGTGCAGGCGGGTTCTGAAGTTTCGGCCCTGCTCGGGCGTATGCCTTCTGCAGTGGGATACCAGCCGACCCTCGGTTCGGAAATGGGAGAACTTCAGGAGCGCATTACTTCAACCAAGAAAGGCTCCATCACGTCGGTGCAGGCAATCTATGTGCCGGCTGACGACTTGACCGACCCGGCACCGGCAACCACATTCTCCCACCTTGATGCTACTACGGTGTTGAGCCGCCAGATTTCCGACCTTGGCATTTATCCAGCAGTCGATCCGCTCGACTCTACATCGCGTATCCTCGACCCGCTTGTGGTGGGTGAGGAACACTATGCAGTTGCCAAATCTGTAAAGCAAATCCTTCAGACGTACAAAGACCTTCAGGATATTATCAATATCCTCGGTATGGATGAACTTTCGGATGAGGACAAACTCACGGTATCCCGCGCCCGCAGAATTCAGAAATTCCTCTCGCAGCCGTTCCATGTTGCCGAGCAGTTTACCGGCATCCAAGGCAGGTATGTGAAGTTGGAGGACACGATCCGCAGCTTCAAGGGCATCATCAATGGCGAATACGATCACCTGCCTGAGAATGCGTTCTACATGGTCGGGGGCATTGAGGAGGCCGTGGAAAAAGCAAAGGCAATGCAGAACTAG
- a CDS encoding 4Fe-4S dicluster domain-containing protein codes for MADATTQSAPAKAKKRPRELAVINQAGCTGCEVCIEFCPVDCMLTVPGPEYDVHKKLVEIDLDICIGCKLCVKYCPWETIEMIPSGEALQVAVEWTERSVLPDAEWIRGSGIEVVEKGPLPLPGSKVEVG; via the coding sequence ATGGCAGACGCAACAACTCAGTCAGCACCTGCAAAAGCCAAGAAGCGTCCGCGTGAACTTGCCGTCATCAACCAGGCGGGATGTACCGGATGCGAAGTCTGCATCGAATTCTGCCCGGTGGATTGCATGCTTACTGTCCCCGGTCCGGAATACGACGTGCACAAGAAACTTGTCGAGATTGATTTGGATATTTGTATCGGGTGCAAGTTGTGCGTGAAATACTGCCCGTGGGAAACCATTGAGATGATTCCGAGCGGTGAAGCGCTACAGGTCGCTGTTGAATGGACGGAGCGTTCCGTGTTACCTGATGCAGAGTGGATTCGAGGATCAGGGATTGAAGTTGTTGAGAAAGGGCCTTTGCCTCTGCCGGGGAGCAAGGTCGAAGTCGGCTGA
- a CDS encoding septal ring lytic transglycosylase RlpA family protein, whose protein sequence is MKPALNFAVFGIVFSISFFLSSCSSGYSSREDDGVEQGIASYYAHDFHGRTTANGEIYDMNTLTAAHPTLPFNTRVRVTNLDNNRNVEVRINDRGPFKGGRVIDLSYKAAKEIGLILNGTAPVTVEILELGPPTRR, encoded by the coding sequence ATGAAGCCGGCGCTTAATTTTGCGGTTTTCGGTATCGTTTTTTCGATTTCGTTCTTCCTTTCATCGTGCTCGTCGGGATATTCTTCCCGAGAAGATGATGGCGTCGAGCAGGGTATTGCATCGTACTATGCTCATGACTTTCATGGCCGCACAACCGCGAATGGCGAGATTTATGATATGAACACTCTGACGGCGGCTCATCCGACCTTGCCGTTCAATACACGGGTTCGAGTGACGAATCTCGACAACAACAGAAATGTCGAAGTCCGGATCAATGATCGCGGACCGTTCAAAGGCGGGCGTGTTATTGATCTCTCATACAAAGCAGCGAAAGAAATCGGCTTGATTCTAAACGGAACCGCCCCGGTAACAGTTGAAATTCTTGAACTCGGCCCTCCAACCCGAAGATAA
- a CDS encoding mannose-1-phosphate guanylyltransferase — MSNIYPVIMAGGIGTRFWPRSREKSPKQLLEIIGKGTLIQNTAKRFNNFVPKGNILVVTNRNQKTLAAKQLEEVLIKEDQIIAEPVGRNTAVCIGLAALHIRRRDPNGVMIVLPADHLIENTIEYERVIRLAVEIAQDSDNLITVGIKPQYPETGYGYIQMFNEEGEHNPFFSRGVFKVKTFAEKPTLHVAEKFLASGDFLWNSGQFVWRADLILKKLEEFLPDLYAELMKVDETIGTTQYNATLEKVYGIIRGISIDYGVMEKAKDVYVIPGNFGWSDIGSWDEVFKMSGKDEQGNSITGSVIQKDTQNCYIYSQNKVIATVGVEDLIVVDTGDALLICKRGMSQEVKDIADYLKRKQMNEYL; from the coding sequence ATGAGTAATATCTATCCGGTTATCATGGCAGGCGGCATCGGAACACGGTTCTGGCCCCGCAGCCGCGAAAAGTCACCGAAGCAACTGCTTGAAATCATCGGCAAAGGAACGCTGATTCAAAACACGGCGAAGCGCTTCAACAACTTCGTTCCAAAGGGAAATATCCTTGTTGTTACCAACCGGAATCAGAAGACACTTGCTGCAAAGCAGCTGGAGGAAGTACTTATCAAGGAAGATCAGATTATTGCGGAGCCGGTCGGCCGGAACACCGCCGTGTGTATAGGGCTTGCGGCTTTGCATATACGTCGGCGTGACCCTAACGGAGTGATGATCGTTCTGCCTGCCGATCATCTCATTGAGAACACAATTGAGTATGAGCGGGTAATCCGGCTGGCGGTGGAAATTGCACAGGATTCCGACAATCTGATTACGGTCGGAATCAAACCGCAATATCCCGAAACGGGGTACGGCTATATTCAGATGTTCAACGAGGAAGGCGAGCACAATCCGTTCTTCTCCCGCGGAGTTTTCAAGGTAAAGACTTTTGCCGAAAAGCCTACCCTGCATGTCGCCGAGAAATTTCTTGCCAGCGGCGATTTTCTGTGGAACAGCGGCCAATTTGTGTGGCGCGCAGATCTCATCCTCAAGAAATTAGAGGAATTCCTGCCCGATCTCTATGCAGAGTTGATGAAAGTCGATGAGACAATCGGCACGACCCAATACAACGCAACGTTGGAAAAGGTGTATGGCATTATTCGCGGCATCTCAATAGATTACGGCGTTATGGAGAAGGCGAAAGATGTCTATGTCATTCCCGGCAACTTCGGCTGGAGTGACATAGGCTCTTGGGATGAGGTGTTCAAGATGTCGGGGAAGGATGAACAGGGCAATTCCATTACAGGCAGCGTTATTCAGAAAGACACCCAAAATTGCTATATCTACTCCCAAAACAAGGTCATTGCGACTGTGGGTGTTGAGGATTTGATCGTGGTTGACACAGGGGACGCTTTGCTCATTTGCAAACGAGGAATGTCGCAGGAGGTAAAGGATATTGCGGATTATCTGAAACGAAAACAAATGAACGAGTACTTGTAG
- a CDS encoding YpdA family putative bacillithiol disulfide reductase, translated as MFDIVIIGAGPAGLACAIEAKKAGLSAVVLDKGSVVDAIRRFPTGLIWFSTPELLEIGDVPFVIPSTRPTRVDTINYYQRVVFHYRLDVRTLDGVEKVQKQESHFTITTQRGKVYEARHVVVATGYYDNPNKLGVSGEELPNVAHYYREPFEFFGMDVAVVGGRNSAVEAALDLYRHGARVTLIHRGPELSNGVKYWILPDIENRIKNGEIRALFNTTVKEIGQDCITVQTSDKYEELKSDFVFVLIGFHPSTMHLKKYGVEINPDNLAPVHTPNTLETNVPGLYVCGSIVAGRNNNKIFVENGRLHGAVIVSAILAKQHENQA; from the coding sequence ATGTTCGACATTGTGATTATCGGTGCAGGCCCCGCCGGACTTGCTTGCGCAATAGAAGCCAAGAAGGCCGGCCTATCTGCGGTTGTGCTGGACAAGGGCAGCGTTGTAGATGCTATCCGTCGCTTCCCGACCGGTCTGATTTGGTTCTCGACCCCCGAGCTGCTGGAGATCGGCGATGTTCCTTTCGTCATTCCGTCAACACGTCCGACACGGGTCGATACCATTAACTATTATCAACGCGTTGTGTTCCACTATCGTCTCGATGTGCGAACTCTCGATGGAGTCGAGAAGGTGCAGAAGCAAGAATCCCACTTCACCATCACAACACAACGCGGCAAGGTGTATGAAGCCAGGCATGTCGTGGTTGCGACCGGCTACTACGATAATCCCAACAAGCTCGGAGTTTCGGGCGAGGAATTGCCGAATGTCGCGCATTATTATCGCGAGCCGTTTGAGTTCTTCGGGATGGATGTTGCAGTCGTTGGCGGGAGGAATTCTGCTGTCGAGGCGGCTCTTGATCTGTACCGGCATGGAGCCCGCGTAACATTGATTCACCGCGGGCCTGAACTCAGCAACGGCGTGAAATACTGGATTCTTCCCGATATCGAAAATCGAATAAAGAATGGCGAGATTCGCGCTCTTTTCAATACAACCGTAAAGGAAATCGGGCAAGATTGCATTACAGTGCAAACATCTGACAAATACGAAGAACTGAAGAGTGATTTCGTGTTTGTCCTAATTGGCTTCCACCCGAGCACAATGCACCTCAAGAAGTACGGAGTTGAGATCAATCCCGACAACCTTGCCCCGGTTCACACTCCCAACACGCTGGAGACTAATGTGCCGGGACTCTATGTTTGCGGCTCAATTGTCGCCGGGAGAAACAACAATAAGATTTTTGTTGAGAACGGCAGACTGCACGGCGCTGTTATCGTTTCGGCTATTCTTGCGAAACAGCACGAAAACCAAGCGTGA